The Rhizobium sp. BT04 genomic interval ATTCGGGAACGGTTCATCGACGGTTTCGAACTGCCGCAGGCCGCCGATATCGCCGACGCGATCGCCTTCGCCATATCGGCTCCGGTCGCCGTCAACATCGGACATATGGAGATCACGCCGACACTGCAGGTCATGGGTGGCCTGCAGACCGCAAGACCGCAGCCGAAGACAGATCCATCCGGGGAGCCAACTCCGTGAGCGGTTTCGACCTTTCGGCAATCCTGGGAAATCCGGAATATGCCGCCATGCTGCTGCATGGCATCGAAATGACCTTCATCATCTATGCCGGGTCCTGGTCGCTGGCAATGGCGCTCGCACTTCTGCTGCTGTGCGTACGCCTGTCGCCCTTTCGCTTCGGCGATCCGTTGGTCGCCGCTTACGTATCCTACCACCGCAACGTCCCGACGCTGGTTCAGCTCATGCTGTGGTATTTCGGGATTTTCACCCTGATGCCGAACGGGGTCGCGACATGGCTGGCGAGCCACAATGCCGAGGCGATCTTTGCGGTGATCGGGCTCGGGCTCTGCCAGGCAGCCTATTTCAGCGAGGATCTTCGTTCGGGCGTGCGCTCGGTCGGTCCCGGCCAGATGCAGGCGGCCCGTGCGCTGGGCCATGGCTACGTCTCGGCGATGCGTTTCGTCATCATGCCGCAGGGCGTGCGCAACGCGCTGCCGCCGCTCATCAATCACAGCGTCTCCCTGTTCAAGAACAGCAGTCTCGCCGTCGTCATCGGCGCGTCGGAACTGACGCATGCCGTCAAGGAAATCGAAAACCTCAGCTTCCGCACCTTCGAGATCTATCTGATCGGCACGGTTCTCTACCTCTTCTTCTCGCTCGTGATCATGAGCATCGGCGCCTATCTATCGATGCGCGCAGATCCCGCCAGGAGTGCGCGCGCATGATCCAGGACATGATCGCCATCGTCCGCGACTACTGGCTGCTGCTCTTGATCGGCCAATATCCGAACGGACCGCTCGGCGGGCTCGCCAATACGCTGATCCTTTCGGCGCTCAGCATCACTCTGGCTTTTCCGGCCAGCATCCTCTTCGCGCTGGCGCGGCTCTCCAAGTCGCCGCTGCTGCGCTGGCCTGTCACCGCGCTTGTCTATTTCACCAGGGGCGTGCCGCTCTTGATGCTCATCCTGTGGAGCTATTTCCTGGTTCCGCTCTTGACCGGTGCCGACGTGCCGAGCTTCGTCACCATGCTGACGACGCTCGTGGTTTATCAGAGCGCGTTTCTCAGCGAAGTCGTCCGTGCGGGCATCGTGGCACTCGGACCGGGCCAGATGGATGCGGCGCGTGCGCTCGGCCACGGCTATATGGGCGCAATGCGCTTCATCATCCTGCCGCAGGCGCTCTACAACATGATCCCGAGCATTCTCTCCACCTTCGTCTCGACGATCAAGGACACGACGCTCGGCTATGTGATCAACGTGCCGGACCTGACCTTTGCGGCAAGCCAGGTCAACAACCAGCTCCTGACGCAACCCTTCCAGGTCTTCCTCATCCTGGCGATCGTCTACTTCGCCATCTGCTGGACGCTCACCTACTTCGCAAATCGCCTCGAGCGCAGCATCACGCGGCGGCGCGCAGGACTTTCCGGCCTTCCTGCCGCCTCCGTGGTCACGCCGTCGAAAATCGTATCGGAGCAGCTATGACAATGTCGGTTTCAGCACGGGAAACACAGACGATCCGGCTTTCGCAGGTCTGCAAGAGCTATGGCGACTATCCGGTCCTGAAGGACATCGATGCGCAGGTGGCGCGCGGCGAGGTCGTGGTCATTTGCGGCCCGTCCGGCTCGGGAAAGTCGACGCTGATCCGCACGATCAATCGCCTCGAGGAGATCAACAGCGGGTCGATCACGCTCGACGGGCAAAACATTCATGCCGCCATGCGGGCTGGCGAACTTAACGCGATGCGCAGCCGGATCGGCTTCGTCTTCCAGAACTTCAACCTGTTTCCGCATCTTTCGGTCGCCGAAAACGTATCGATGTCGCCGATCCGGGTGAAGGGCGTGGCGCCCGATGTCGCGCATGAAAAGGCCCTCAAGCTCCTCGATCGTGTCGGCCTCGCCGACAAGGCCCGAGCCTATCCCGGTCAGCTGTCGGGCGGCCAGCAGCAGCGGGTGGCAATCGCCCGTGCCCTTGCCATGGAACCGCCGGTGATGCTCTTCGACGAACCGACGAGCGCGCTCGATCCCGAGATGGTCGGCGAAGTGCTGGCCGTCATGAAGAGCCTGGCATCCGAAGGCATGACTATGCTCTGCGTCACCCACGAAATGGGTTTTGCCCGCGACGTCGCGGATCGGATCTGGTTCATCGATGCGGGCCAGATCATCGAAATGGCGACCCCCGAGGAATTCTTCAGCAATCCGCGCCATCCCCGGGCTCAGCGTTTCCTCGCTGATCTCCGGCACTGATACCAACCACCAAAAACAAAGGAGAACAGCAATGAACTGGAAATACCTGACCCTCACCGCCGCATTTGCCGGCCTGGCGGCCGCCGTGCCCGCAAAAGCCGATCAGCTCGACACCATCCTGTCGGCGAAAACCCTGCGCTGCGCGACGTTTGCCGACGTTCCGCCTTTCGCTTCTCCTGATCCGAAGACCCGCGAAATGGCCGGCTTCGACGTCGATCTGTGCGGCGCCATCGCCAAGGAATTGGGCGTCAAGGCCGAGATCAAGCCGGTTTCGGTCGAGGCCCGCGTGCCTGAGGTCAAGCTCGGCCGCGTCGACATCACCGTTGCCAACCTTGCCTATACGCTCAGCCGCGCCGAACAGATCCAGTTCAGCGATCCCTATTATCTCGCCAAGGAAATGCTGATCGTGCCGGCGGACGATGCCGGCAAGACGAAGGCCGATTTTGCCGGCCAGCGCATCGCCTCGACCAAGGGCTCGACCTCGGAAATGTCGATCAAGCTCAACAAATCCGACCCGCTGACCTTCCAGGATACCGCCTCTGCCTATCTCGCCGTCCAGCAGGGCAAGGCGCGCGGCATGGTCGCCAACACGATGACGACGACCAAGTTCGTCAATGAATCGAAGAGCAAGGGCAAGCCAATGCGGATGATCGAGGAGCCGATGCTCTATCAGCCGATCGGCATCGGCATGGCCAAGGACCAGCCGGCGCTGACCGCCAAGATCAACGAGATCCTCCACAAGCTCGACGAGTCTGGTGAGATCAACAAGATCTGGGACAAGTGGCTCGGCCCCAGCACCGAATACAAGATGACCCGCACCGACAAGGTCGTACCGCTCGCGCAGCTGAAGTTCGACCCGATCCCCTAGAGCATGATGCCGAAAAATGTGAGCGGTTTTCGGACGACATCATGCTCTAATTCTTTGATCTAGATACGGATTCAGATTTTAGGCCGACCGGCCTAAAATCATCCGGATCTAGGACCTCGGCGTTCTCCGATAACAATGTCCAAATGAAATCAGACGGCGGGACATGCCCGCCGTCGGCCAACGAAGGGAGGCATCCATGATCCATATTAAAGATATTGCCGAACGGCCAAGCAAAGCCGATATCGACGCCGTTTCGAGATTTTCGCCCGCGACGATCCACGAAGCCCAGGGGCGCCGCGGAGCCCTTTCCTCCCGTCTGAAGCCTGTCGACTACCGGATGAAACTCTGCGGTCCGGCCTTTACGGTGAAATGCGCGCCGCGTGACAACATCATGCTGCAGCTTGCGATCAACTACGCAAAGCCGGGCGATATCATCGTCGTATCGGCCGGCGAATATGAAGAGGCCGGATCCTTCGGCGATGTCCTCGCCAATGCCTGCCTGGCAAAGGGCATCGGCGGTCTGGTGACCGACACCGGCGTCCGCGACACGCTTCAACTGAGGGAGCTTGGCTTCCCGGTCTTCTCGCTCAGCGTCTGCATCAAGGGCACGGTGAAGGAAACCATTGCGGCGGTGAACGACACGATCATCGTCGGTGGTGAAATCATCCATCCCGGCGACATCATCGCCGGCGATGCCGACGGCCTGGTGGTCGTGCGTCGCCAGGAAGCGCAGGAAGTCGCCAGGCTGTCACAGGCCCGCGAAGATGCCGAAGCCGGCTATATCGCCGCCTACAAGGCAGGGAAATCGGTCATCGAGGTCAGCAATCTCGAACCGGTGCTGAAAGCCAAGAGTCTCGTCGTCGACATCTGACGCGACACCGCAATAGCGATCAGCCCTGCCGCATTATAGGGCGGCTGGCCTTTTCGGCCTGCCGCCCTATGCAAACCGGGCGGTTCAAACGCTTTCGGGCGTAATCGTTTCGAAGGGAACCACGCGCTGAAGGATGGTTGTGCTGTCGCGGTGTTCCAGCGCTGCGATCATCGTGGCGATCAATTCGTCCGATATCTGATCCAGTGGATGGCACAATGCCGCCATGATCAGGCCTTCCGTCAAGCCCTTTCGCGTTTCCGGGCCGATGTCGCGGCAGACGACCCTGACCTTATCTCGCTTTTCGACCGGCGCTTCGCGAAGCGCGCGCAGCACGCCGGAGATCCCCCCTCCGACAATGAAAATGCCTCTGAGGTCATCGAGTTCGGAAAGCAGCTGGCTGACGATCCGGTAGGCTTCTTGCGGCTCCTCATGTGTCGGTCTGCTGTCATCCACCTGAAGATGGCGCGCGTGCTCGCGCATATAGGATCGAAA includes:
- a CDS encoding amino acid ABC transporter ATP-binding protein encodes the protein MTMSVSARETQTIRLSQVCKSYGDYPVLKDIDAQVARGEVVVICGPSGSGKSTLIRTINRLEEINSGSITLDGQNIHAAMRAGELNAMRSRIGFVFQNFNLFPHLSVAENVSMSPIRVKGVAPDVAHEKALKLLDRVGLADKARAYPGQLSGGQQQRVAIARALAMEPPVMLFDEPTSALDPEMVGEVLAVMKSLASEGMTMLCVTHEMGFARDVADRIWFIDAGQIIEMATPEEFFSNPRHPRAQRFLADLRH
- a CDS encoding 4-carboxy-4-hydroxy-2-oxoadipate aldolase/oxaloacetate decarboxylase — protein: MIHIKDIAERPSKADIDAVSRFSPATIHEAQGRRGALSSRLKPVDYRMKLCGPAFTVKCAPRDNIMLQLAINYAKPGDIIVVSAGEYEEAGSFGDVLANACLAKGIGGLVTDTGVRDTLQLRELGFPVFSLSVCIKGTVKETIAAVNDTIIVGGEIIHPGDIIAGDADGLVVVRRQEAQEVARLSQAREDAEAGYIAAYKAGKSVIEVSNLEPVLKAKSLVVDI
- a CDS encoding amino acid ABC transporter permease, which translates into the protein MIQDMIAIVRDYWLLLLIGQYPNGPLGGLANTLILSALSITLAFPASILFALARLSKSPLLRWPVTALVYFTRGVPLLMLILWSYFLVPLLTGADVPSFVTMLTTLVVYQSAFLSEVVRAGIVALGPGQMDAARALGHGYMGAMRFIILPQALYNMIPSILSTFVSTIKDTTLGYVINVPDLTFAASQVNNQLLTQPFQVFLILAIVYFAICWTLTYFANRLERSITRRRAGLSGLPAASVVTPSKIVSEQL
- a CDS encoding amino acid ABC transporter permease; protein product: MSGFDLSAILGNPEYAAMLLHGIEMTFIIYAGSWSLAMALALLLLCVRLSPFRFGDPLVAAYVSYHRNVPTLVQLMLWYFGIFTLMPNGVATWLASHNAEAIFAVIGLGLCQAAYFSEDLRSGVRSVGPGQMQAARALGHGYVSAMRFVIMPQGVRNALPPLINHSVSLFKNSSLAVVIGASELTHAVKEIENLSFRTFEIYLIGTVLYLFFSLVIMSIGAYLSMRADPARSARA
- a CDS encoding ABC transporter substrate-binding protein; its protein translation is MNWKYLTLTAAFAGLAAAVPAKADQLDTILSAKTLRCATFADVPPFASPDPKTREMAGFDVDLCGAIAKELGVKAEIKPVSVEARVPEVKLGRVDITVANLAYTLSRAEQIQFSDPYYLAKEMLIVPADDAGKTKADFAGQRIASTKGSTSEMSIKLNKSDPLTFQDTASAYLAVQQGKARGMVANTMTTTKFVNESKSKGKPMRMIEEPMLYQPIGIGMAKDQPALTAKINEILHKLDESGEINKIWDKWLGPSTEYKMTRTDKVVPLAQLKFDPIP